The following coding sequences are from one Gossypium hirsutum isolate 1008001.06 chromosome A12, Gossypium_hirsutum_v2.1, whole genome shotgun sequence window:
- the LOC107954687 gene encoding trafficking protein particle complex subunit 12: SLGFVVVALDEPSPTIDPLTNQFGSLNDLSHELASLQDLAMRGSWRSILDKVSRARSLDLLTKPDDHLIYLSYNVLALTKLRRFSDASNELDSLHDFNSHHYKYETYPKLYHTRSGSMVPFSLRFIHAQLPFKLGNRQEGLDCFYLLLNFIRQKIKDKGIHSLQESVKIWRKREVFVLHCLIGHHLGAKEFNVCLDLIRHLINHDYLDPVLVSKLGYIQMQIGDFEGAKGSFHRVETMLNERKNDDSSALSEVEFRNLVNRNKALVFLVGKDYVSAVREYEECMERDPADVVAVNNKALCLMYLRDLSDSIKVLENSLERVPTVALNETLAVNLCSMYELAYVNHSEIKRTLSNWIARVAPDDFDASCTRV, from the coding sequence AGCTTGGGATTCGTGGTTGTCGCCTTGGACGAACCCTCGCCGACCATCGACCCTCTGACGAATCAATTCGGATCTCTGAACGACCTATCCCACGAGCTGGCTTCTCTTCAAGACCTTGCCATGCGCGGCTCCTGGCGTTCCATTCTCGATAAAGTTTCTAGAGCCCGTTCCCTTGACCTCCTAACCAAACCCGACGACCACCTCATCTACCTTTCCTACAACGTCCTTGCTCTCACCAAGCTCCGCCGCTTCTCCGACGCCTCCAACGAGCTTGACTCTCTCCACGACTTCAACAGCCACCATTACAAATATGAAACCTACCCTAAGCTTTATCACACCCGCTCCGGTTCTATGGTCCCCTTCTCCCTCCGCTTCATCCACGCCCAACTCCCCTTCAAGCTTGGGAATCGCCAAGAAGGGTTAGATTGCTTTTATCTTTTGCTTAACTTTATTCGTCAGAAAATTAAAGATAAGGGAATTCATAGTTTGCAGGAGTCTgtcaaaatttggagaaaaaggGAAGTTTTTGTTTTACATTGTTTAATTGGGCATCATTTGGGGGCTAAGGAATTCAATGTATGTCTAGATTTGATTAGGCATTTGATCAATCATGACTATTTAGACCCGGTTTTAGTTTCCAAATTAGGGTATATTCAGATGCAGATCGGAGATTTTGAAGGGGCAAAAGGATCATTCCACCGTGTTGAGACAATGTTAAATGAAAGGAAGAATGATGATTCTTCAGCTTTGAGTGAGGTTGAGTTCAGAAATCTTGTGAATAGAAACAAGGCCTTGGTTTTTTTAGTAGGCAAAGATTATGTTTCTGCAGTGAGGGAATACGAGGAGTGTATGGAAAGGGATCCCGCAGATGTTGTGGCTGTTAATAATAAGGCGCTTTGTTTGATGTATTTGAGAGATTTGTCAGATTCAATTAAGGTATTGGAGAATTCACTCGAAAGAGTACCTACTGTGGCATTGAATGAGACTTTGGCGGTCAATTTGTGTAGTATGTATGAGTTGGCATATGTTAATCACTCAGAGATTAAGAGGACTTTGAGTAATTGGATTGCTCGAGTTGCTCCTGATGATTTTGACGCATCCTGTACCAGGGTTTGA